Part of the Ziziphus jujuba cultivar Dongzao chromosome 8, ASM3175591v1 genome is shown below.
ATGTTGatttcttttctcacttggaAATGCATATGAGGCAGGAACATCCTCCCTTATGCGGAAGAGATCACATGGCTTATAGATCTGCATATTTTCCGGTTAAGGTAAGCTTTGCTTTTGTGTTCATCAATATGCATCTTGTCGCTTTCTAAGATTATGTTTCATTTGTTGTTGTGaggttttattgattttgtgccATCTATATTTCATTAGAGTTTCCAGATAATCTTTTTCAATGACACTTGCTATGTGCCTTAAGTATGATTTTCGTTGGATTATTAGTCATGTAATGATTTTGAAGGCGATGTTGACTGTGTTTCATAATTTTGCAGGATGTGATTGATGGTGATCTATGTGAGCAATTCCCAACATTGCCTCTTGATTTGCAGAGGAAAATTGCGGATGAGCTGGATAGAACCCCTGGGGAGATACTGAAGAAACTTGAAGAAATTAGAAACAAGATCATTTGAGAGAACCACGGAAAAGTTGGTCTTCCTCTCTCCCTGTCCCTGTCTGGGGGACTTTTTAACGCcctatttacttatttctacCCGGTGGTCCTGTGATATTCTATAGTGCAATATTAGTTAAATATGTCTCCTTGAACCgcatgaaattttgaattaactttattttgttttgacaTGAAAGTATATTTGTTGcttaaaactaaatatgcaaATTCTTTAATCTTTTAGCTTGAAGAAGATGAGGAGTTGCTTTTTCCTGATAAGTGCAACGTGCTTTGATAACAAATGATGCATTTGAAACTCTTTGAGCGTAGGTGTACCCAGAAAATTATGCATTTTGCCAGCGTTCATATAGTCTTTACAACCAGGCATTCATATAGTCTTATGGGGAATCACACCTTTTGCattgttgttttatttggtttcttgaAAGTTGCATAGCTCCGTGGTGATCTAATGCCTCCATTtctgaattaatattttttttcttttattactttATAGCTTATAGTTGAATTAAGGTATGCGTCAATTTTGAGATTGATAATGGagtaatatgttttatgtgcagTTCATTATGGCATCAACACGGAGAGCAGGTATGTCAATGGAGTGGTGCTATTGCTGACCACATATTTGGACTAATGGAGTAACAGATGTCAAGACTGGCTTCCCCTGATTTTGTAGAGGCATAGAAAAGTTTTCTTGGTTCTAGGATTGTAGCCATTTCTGGTAGTTGGGACTAACTGCTTAAATGTACTGAAAGGTGCAATCTGTAAAACTTGCATCTTGCTGGCATCATCAGTTTCTgttgttgtaattaattaaaatagattttgatTGTTTAATTGTTTGCAGATTTAATGAAGTTAAtcagatctctctctctctctctctctctctctctctctctctctctctgtagaTGGTATGATATTCATATGTAACAGGTGTGCTAACTGCTAACGTCCAATGATAATGTGCAACTATTATTGTGCGCAAATCTAACATCTAGTCATGTGCGATGTTAAAGGTATGGACTcaacaaaataatcaaaataattattgtttgaCTATGGATGGTTTGTTACACCATGTCATCTTTGTAAtggttatatataaaagtttatcCTCTCTCTATGTCTTTGTCTATACATTGACATAGTACAAAGCAAAACTTAAAACAATAAGAAAttagaataaataatttaattttctatattttattttatattttcaacataAGTAGGAGAATGCCAGGTCGTCGCTCATCTCCATTTTGTTATATTAGATGGCCATAAAGCAGGAGAAAAAGGGTAAGAAACTTCTTAGTTCTTTTTCTGCCCTAAAGTTTCTTCGTGCCTATTGATTATCTTCTTGTACCCTCACAAGGAAGCTCATTGCTCCTGATTAATGGTCTTGGATAGATTTGTCATTCTCATTCTTGAGCTCGTTCTCCAACCTTGCATTTCCTGAGGTAACCTTCTCATTTAACCAACCTATAATGTCAGAAAATACAATTTCAAGGTTTTCGGGTGGCTCTCCATACAGCAAACCGTGCCACATTCCTGGATACAATTTGAGGGTTTTGTCTTTACTGGATGCCACTTCATAGAGCTGTTTGCTCACTGATTTATCAGTAACTTTATCATCTTCCCCATGGAGGACCAAGAAGGGGAGTGAGACCTAATCAtagaaaaaccgaaaaataagtttcttttcttttatttttttcaattatgaaatttaaactTCACAATGCATTTTAGCGGCAACAACACTATATTAGTGTCCATTTAAatagcaaaattattattattattatttttttatcaataacgATCCATTATCTGTCAAATAATTGAATTGACAgatattatgaatttatttttttaatatctatttttagttttgaacAAAACTAATCAGGTATTTTCCATATCTATTATTAACTAGAGATCATGATCACAAATTGAAGAAaaagtttaagaaaaataatagtttttggAAATGAGATAGAAAGCATACCtcatttagatttttttcaatatctgtACTGACCCTCAAAAGTTCATAGCCAGTTTTCAAGCGAGGTCGGCCTTTGTAACAATATTGGTTTGCTCTTACCTGTAATTAGAGAAGTATTAACAATAAGTttgcgccttttttttttttttttaattgtaattaattttatttttcttaaaaaaaatatataatttttttaaataatagttAAATTTGTTTctgatatatttaaaaataaaataaataaatttgtttctcGCAAATGAAAATATACATACCTGTTCTCTAACTTCAGGCACTTTAAACGCAGAATCAATAACGTCGTTTGAAGGGATTACTTTCCAAGTAGGAATAACCCTGCTGAGCTTAACCAAAGCATTAACAACCATTGGAGATGGCTTCATCTCATCTGCAAtctgtatttaaaaaataaaaaaaaaacttaaaaagattACAATTTCCCAAAacttttttgactaattaattagttttatctGAATAATCAACATAGTCAACATTTTCATGccactgaaaaagaaaaagtaggacaatttaaattttgtttaaaaaataataataaaaaaaataaaataaaaattccacattGCTAATGATGAAAAATTCAAATGGCTGACAGAATTATATTAGTATATCCAGATATACACAACCTAAACaacttttctttattattaattttatttatttatttttttaaaaaagccaaGATTTATTTTACAAGCAAGCGAATCAAAACAAGATTGGATCCgaaatttaagtaattaaataactaGATATGGTCGACCAAATCCCGTTTTAAAACCTATTTAACagctattaaaattatattttaatttaatgggTTTTTAGTCATTAATAAATACTAGAGCTTAATCATTCATTACGCAGAGTATGAAGAAGAAGGGCCATAAAAATGGTTCAGCTGGTCCCATAATAATGGTTGTTTTCGAAAAATGTTTTAGGTTTACGGCAGCAAATTTAATCATTAATCACCAAAAACAATCATAAAAGTTTTCACACCCTCACAAAAGGCAATTCGATTGACAATAGTTTTTTTGGAAAGGAAAGTACTATC
Proteins encoded:
- the LOC107406588 gene encoding caffeoylshikimate esterase is translated as MASQAENVVYEEGYVTSRGLQLFTCVWKPANQEPKALIFFCHGYGMECSITMDSTARRLVQAGYAMYGMDYEGHGKSAGLQGYVESFDNVVDDVSDHYTSICEKKENRKKLRFLMGESMGGAMALQVHRKKPEYWDGAVLVAPMCKIADEMKPSPMVVNALVKLSRVIPTWKVIPSNDVIDSAFKVPEVREQVRANQYCYKGRPRLKTGYELLRVSTDIEKNLNEVSLPFLVLHGEDDKVTDKSVSKQLYEVASSKDKTLKLYPGMWHGLLYGEPPENLEIVFSDIIGWLNEKVTSGNARLENELKNENDKSIQDH